A portion of the Panthera tigris isolate Pti1 chromosome E1, P.tigris_Pti1_mat1.1, whole genome shotgun sequence genome contains these proteins:
- the CDRT4 gene encoding CMT1A duplicated region transcript 4 protein isoform X2, whose translation MMEMIEARKAKRHKELTENIGLPLSLLEKHSPWPAYVTYTSPMVEKLIEKSKARDLGSMQALEESQRASRQSQPSGIAQLKRRKSSKSSGDTLSKDRRSETMLSVWSTCSVTSLGPAVMPEPIRFHTESRENPTANYNKITFCRKPMMRIFPYSSLLANKETHSNI comes from the exons ATGATGGAGATGATTGAAGCAAGAAAGGCGAAGAGACACAAAG AACTCACAGAGAACATCGGGCTTCCCCTGAGTCTGCTTGAAAAGCACAGCCCGTGGCCAGCCTATGTCACCTACACGTCCCCGATGGTGGAAAAACTCATTGAGAAGAGCAAAGCCAGGGACCTGGGTTCTATGCAAGCACTTGAAGAAAGCCAGCGGGCCTCAAGGCAGAGCCAACCTTCCGGCATCGCGCAGCTGAAAAGGAGAAAGTCATCTAAGTCCTCCGGAGACACGCTGTCCAAGGACAGGAGGTCAGAGACCATGTTATCGGTATGGAGCACGTGTTCGGTGACGAGCCTGGGGCCCGCCGTCATGCCCGAACCGATACGCTTTCATACGGAGTCCAGAGAAAACCCCACTGCAAACTATAACAAGATCACCTTCTGTCGAAAACCTATGATGAGGATCTTTCCATACAGCTCACTTCTAGCCAACAAGGAGACACATTCGAATATTTAG